A window from Planococcus maritimus encodes these proteins:
- a CDS encoding metallophosphoesterase family protein: MKKIVIVSDTHIPNRGKKLPQPLVDACDGADFIIHAGDWQILDVYHELSAYAETDGVAGNVDPWEIVDRFGRKKILTFGDLKIGVVHGDGIRKTTEQRAFDSFEGEDVDIIVFGHSHQPLMRETGGLTLFNPGSPTDKRREPQYSFGLLEIGDTWELKHVFFDKEE, encoded by the coding sequence ATGAAAAAGATAGTCATTGTATCTGATACGCATATCCCCAACCGCGGCAAAAAGCTCCCGCAACCGCTTGTCGACGCCTGTGACGGCGCTGATTTCATTATTCATGCCGGCGACTGGCAAATCCTGGACGTCTACCACGAATTATCGGCTTACGCTGAGACAGACGGTGTAGCCGGTAATGTCGATCCTTGGGAAATCGTTGACCGTTTCGGACGCAAAAAAATCCTGACATTCGGCGATTTGAAGATCGGTGTCGTTCATGGAGATGGCATACGGAAAACGACCGAACAACGAGCGTTCGATAGCTTTGAAGGCGAAGACGTCGACATCATCGTTTTTGGCCATTCCCATCAGCCGCTTATGCGCGAAACAGGCGGCCTGACCTTATTCAACCCGGGATCACCAACCGATAAGCGCCGTGAACCGCAATACTCATTCGGCTTGCTAGAAATCGGCGACACTTGGGAGCTCAAGCACGTATTTTTCGATAAAGAAGAGTGA
- a CDS encoding DUF3238 domain-containing protein produces the protein MGAIDGIDAYDIYRDGELVTKTRHTQFTDRDVPEDREVTYWVRARRPVDRTESPLRKIKSIAATVFGLLNVDSSQEQAAVEKFWLSKKIAPLNQLLAEGPDKAAELKWHLRYLTFLPDNVLKNPNLTSPNPYFQGDNRSFDPEAKQYRSLSNCIVNLTAPQSTFDFDKDIGTSIAYNWRQKFRKADVASSEGVTAKIIEDTAQKTEFRLYHSVGNPLTTSPNIDYEVSATFYRNGVYNLIGVHDQSPNHEIYLKLGDQGSWQALHQTESEGLAWMADPIAAHYWRFSNFL, from the coding sequence TTGGGGGCCATCGATGGCATCGACGCATACGATATCTACCGCGATGGCGAACTCGTAACGAAGACTCGCCACACACAATTCACCGACCGGGACGTACCGGAAGACCGCGAAGTGACCTATTGGGTACGTGCAAGGCGCCCCGTTGACCGGACCGAAAGCCCGTTGCGCAAAATCAAATCGATCGCGGCCACTGTATTCGGATTGTTGAATGTGGACTCATCACAAGAGCAAGCAGCCGTAGAAAAATTCTGGCTATCGAAAAAGATTGCTCCGCTCAATCAATTGCTGGCAGAAGGCCCTGACAAGGCAGCAGAACTAAAATGGCATCTGCGATATTTGACCTTTTTGCCTGATAATGTTCTGAAAAACCCCAATCTGACATCGCCAAACCCTTATTTTCAAGGGGACAACCGATCGTTTGACCCGGAAGCGAAACAGTATCGCTCACTCAGCAATTGCATCGTCAACCTGACAGCACCACAAAGCACGTTTGATTTTGATAAAGACATCGGTACCAGCATCGCGTACAACTGGCGCCAGAAATTCCGCAAAGCGGATGTCGCCTCAAGTGAAGGAGTCACGGCGAAGATTATTGAAGACACAGCACAAAAAACCGAATTCCGGCTATATCACAGTGTCGGGAATCCGTTGACGACTTCACCGAATATCGATTACGAAGTATCCGCTACCTTCTACCGAAATGGTGTCTACAATTTAATCGGCGTCCACGACCAATCGCCGAATCACGAAATTTACTTAAAGCTTGGGGACCAAGGAAGCTGGCAGGCACTCCATCAGACAGAAAGCGAAGGGCTCGCTTGGATGGCCGATCCGATCGCAGCTCATTATTGGCGCTTTTCGAATTTCCTGTAA
- a CDS encoding phosphotransferase family protein — protein sequence MTNGFGGLSRQALEWVELKWPGAALEEAVPLKGGTSSLLYEIRANKDGERQSLVLRLHHKGEWLDQEPDLAKHEAMSLELAEKAGISAPRVLAFDESGEACGMPAVLMTKVPGTVILPPSYDAAWLEGLAETLAEIHRHKAEGFPYEYFAYNDARRLERPKWSRVEGDWMRAFYIVAAGGPPVEYGLIHRDYHPGNILWESGRVSGVVDWVNTCLGPAGVDVGHCRVNLAQLYGTRVANEFLAAYERHAGPSFTYDPYWDLLSLIDTLDGSPAVYPGWKEFGLSGLSDELVRYRLDEYLMSLMDRFDDF from the coding sequence ATGACAAATGGATTCGGCGGCTTGTCCCGTCAGGCACTCGAATGGGTCGAGTTGAAATGGCCAGGAGCTGCGCTAGAAGAAGCTGTCCCTTTAAAAGGCGGAACTTCTTCACTGCTTTATGAAATTCGCGCAAACAAAGACGGAGAGCGGCAAAGCCTTGTGTTGCGGCTGCATCATAAAGGAGAGTGGCTCGATCAGGAACCGGATTTGGCCAAGCATGAGGCAATGAGTCTGGAACTCGCCGAAAAAGCGGGTATTTCCGCCCCGCGCGTTCTAGCGTTTGATGAGAGTGGAGAAGCATGCGGCATGCCGGCCGTCTTGATGACAAAAGTACCGGGGACGGTTATTTTGCCGCCTTCGTATGATGCGGCGTGGCTTGAAGGCCTTGCTGAGACGCTCGCAGAGATTCATCGCCATAAAGCGGAAGGCTTTCCTTATGAATACTTCGCTTATAACGATGCAAGGCGTCTCGAGCGGCCAAAGTGGTCGCGTGTTGAAGGCGATTGGATGCGCGCATTTTATATCGTCGCTGCAGGTGGTCCGCCGGTTGAGTATGGCTTGATCCACCGCGATTATCACCCGGGAAATATTCTATGGGAATCTGGGCGCGTCAGCGGGGTCGTCGACTGGGTCAATACGTGCTTGGGTCCGGCTGGAGTCGATGTCGGGCATTGCCGCGTCAATTTGGCGCAACTTTACGGCACACGCGTCGCCAATGAATTTTTGGCCGCTTATGAACGCCATGCCGGCCCATCATTTACTTATGATCCGTATTGGGATTTATTGTCTTTGATTGACACATTGGACGGCAGCCCTGCAGTCTACCCGGGTTGGAAAGAATTCGGCTTGTCCGGCTTGTCCGATGAATTGGTCCGTTATCGCTTGGATGAGTACTTGATGAGCTTGATGGATCGCTTCGATGATTTCTGA
- a CDS encoding dihydrofolate reductase family protein, which translates to MAERKVVCYIAQSLDGYIADTEETLDWLLDVEMDGDAGYGEFINTVDTILLGRRTYDWVVDRVSEEFPYADQHSYVFTSHPKENESNITFTSKDPAYVVKTLQQQDGGTIWPVGGSLLIESLLNEDLVDAFIISIAPVTLGKGIPLFQEAQRRLDFTLEKVEKDGQIAQLYYKRKRN; encoded by the coding sequence ATGGCTGAAAGGAAAGTCGTGTGCTATATTGCACAAAGCTTGGACGGTTATATCGCCGACACAGAAGAGACCTTGGATTGGTTATTGGATGTGGAAATGGATGGAGACGCTGGCTATGGGGAATTCATCAACACGGTCGATACGATTCTGCTCGGCAGACGCACCTATGATTGGGTAGTTGATCGTGTGAGTGAGGAATTTCCGTATGCCGATCAGCATTCTTATGTGTTTACTTCCCATCCGAAAGAGAACGAAAGCAACATTACATTCACTTCGAAAGATCCGGCATACGTCGTGAAAACACTCCAGCAGCAAGACGGCGGAACGATTTGGCCTGTCGGGGGCAGCTTGTTGATTGAGAGTCTGTTAAACGAAGACTTGGTCGACGCATTTATTATTTCGATTGCCCCTGTGACGCTTGGAAAAGGCATCCCCTTATTTCAAGAAGCCCAGCGCCGTCTCGATTTCACTTTGGAGAAAGTTGAAAAAGACGGTCAAATCGCGCAATTGTATTACAAAAGGAAAAGAAATTGA
- a CDS encoding STAS domain-containing protein has protein sequence MVRGNLENARNFSDFDEAASYALQVLSKQAGMNSFYVAKQEGEAQHVVKVHNLKHHLIEEGQVSVLPCTLSALCVEHGAQALIIEHIGEHALTRSLGIADGVETGCFIGVPIFYEDGSVYGTICGIDDGPCELPADLPFIFETLATLLTYVLELEQAYEEIESLAAPLVPIVGKVAILPIIGEVRALRAKTIIDQVMHDCAEKGIEVLIVDVSGVSQINSEVGEYLLKLVKVLELIGVKTAVTGIQPYMALKVPHFAQALKGTMIEANLETALKRLGFSFQQN, from the coding sequence ATGGTCAGGGGAAATCTGGAAAATGCACGGAATTTTAGTGATTTCGACGAAGCGGCTTCATATGCTCTCCAGGTTCTCAGCAAGCAGGCGGGCATGAACAGCTTTTACGTGGCAAAGCAAGAAGGCGAAGCGCAACATGTCGTTAAAGTGCATAATTTGAAGCATCATTTGATTGAGGAAGGGCAAGTGTCTGTGCTGCCATGTACATTGTCGGCTTTGTGTGTCGAGCATGGGGCACAGGCCTTAATCATCGAACACATTGGGGAACATGCATTGACGCGTTCTTTGGGCATCGCGGATGGAGTCGAAACAGGCTGTTTTATCGGGGTGCCCATTTTTTATGAAGATGGATCGGTTTATGGTACGATCTGTGGAATCGACGATGGACCGTGCGAGCTGCCGGCAGATTTGCCGTTTATTTTCGAGACGCTCGCTACCTTATTGACGTACGTGCTGGAACTTGAACAAGCATACGAAGAAATTGAATCGCTCGCAGCCCCGCTAGTCCCTATCGTCGGAAAAGTGGCGATTTTGCCGATTATCGGCGAAGTCAGGGCTTTGAGGGCGAAAACCATCATTGACCAAGTGATGCATGATTGTGCCGAAAAAGGCATTGAAGTGCTAATTGTCGATGTATCGGGAGTGTCGCAGATCAACTCAGAAGTTGGCGAGTATTTATTGAAGCTCGTGAAAGTATTGGAGTTGATCGGCGTCAAGACTGCCGTGACCGGTATCCAACCTTATATGGCATTGAAAGTTCCACATTTTGCCCAAGCGTTAAAAGGGACGATGATCGAAGCGAATCTCGAAACCGCACTCAAACGCCTCGGATTCAGCTTCCAACAAAATTGA
- a CDS encoding cell wall hydrolase, with product MKTIKVLLFSLATIFFLTFSHSAASAHAPDLHVGVSGSEVTELQVKLQKLGYFHVAPTGYYGSITKNAVIQFQRDFGVSATGFTGPLTREKMKQVDMMARTVHGEARGELFEGKVAVAAVIMNRVQSRAFPNSTYGVIFQRNAFTAVNDGQYWLTPNASAYLAVREAAKGWDPSAGATYYYNPVTATNQWIFTRPTIKKIGKHVFAR from the coding sequence ATGAAAACAATTAAAGTGCTCTTATTCAGTTTAGCTACGATTTTCTTTCTCACATTTTCCCACTCGGCGGCTTCCGCTCATGCGCCCGATCTACACGTAGGTGTCTCCGGCAGCGAAGTGACAGAGCTTCAAGTGAAGCTTCAAAAACTTGGCTATTTCCACGTAGCCCCGACCGGTTACTACGGCTCGATTACTAAAAATGCAGTCATTCAGTTCCAACGCGATTTCGGTGTCAGTGCGACAGGTTTTACCGGACCGTTAACACGTGAAAAAATGAAGCAAGTGGATATGATGGCGCGCACTGTCCACGGCGAAGCCCGCGGTGAACTATTCGAAGGGAAAGTCGCAGTAGCGGCCGTCATTATGAACCGCGTACAATCCCGTGCGTTTCCAAACAGTACATATGGAGTTATTTTTCAGCGTAATGCCTTTACGGCAGTGAACGATGGACAATATTGGCTGACGCCAAACGCTTCTGCTTATCTCGCTGTCCGGGAAGCGGCGAAAGGCTGGGATCCATCAGCCGGTGCAACTTATTATTATAACCCGGTAACCGCCACTAATCAGTGGATTTTCACACGCCCGACGATCAAAAAAATTGGCAAGCATGTATTTGCCAGATAA
- a CDS encoding ABC transporter substrate-binding protein: MKNKLWLATGTIGLGFVLGACAGESGGDSSSESGDATQISFMHWRGEDKAVLDDIIADFEEANPDIRVEQNIYPSDQYQATAQRMLQEGSTGDVFTSFPGAQFESIESAGFFEDLSGEEFVSNFDESLISVGQKDSTQYALPYQLVFNMPVYNKGMFDELGLEVPKSWTEFQEMADTLLENDITPIAFPGADIGPNQFMNSMMMNNAPDEEVFAKLQNGEESLTNEWWVKTLEDFKLLADKGYIQDDALGTNQDSAMAMVANEEAAMLATGSYHMNSLLSLNPDLELDLLAPITVEESEATYEGINTATFMLAVNSNSEKKDQAKAFIDYLSQPEVASKYANETGQHLTVNDVEYESEALQNTSYWIDERNTRFQPRFLITNAQIEDAVLSSIENVLGGEDPMAAAEAAQQIVEENRE, translated from the coding sequence ATGAAAAACAAACTTTGGCTGGCAACAGGAACAATAGGGCTCGGCTTCGTACTTGGCGCATGTGCAGGCGAAAGCGGCGGCGACTCTTCTTCTGAGAGCGGCGATGCGACGCAAATCAGCTTTATGCATTGGCGCGGAGAAGATAAAGCCGTGCTCGATGACATCATTGCGGATTTCGAAGAAGCGAATCCTGATATTCGCGTAGAACAGAACATCTATCCATCCGACCAGTACCAAGCGACAGCACAACGCATGCTGCAGGAAGGATCGACGGGAGATGTCTTCACGTCATTCCCGGGTGCGCAATTTGAATCCATCGAAAGCGCCGGCTTTTTTGAAGACTTGAGCGGAGAAGAATTCGTCTCAAATTTTGACGAAAGCCTGATCTCTGTCGGCCAGAAAGACAGCACACAGTACGCGCTGCCGTATCAATTGGTCTTCAATATGCCGGTCTATAACAAAGGCATGTTTGACGAACTGGGGCTTGAAGTGCCGAAAAGCTGGACCGAATTCCAAGAAATGGCCGACACTTTGCTCGAAAACGATATCACGCCAATTGCTTTCCCGGGCGCTGACATCGGGCCAAACCAGTTCATGAACAGCATGATGATGAACAATGCACCGGATGAAGAGGTTTTTGCGAAACTCCAAAACGGCGAGGAATCCCTGACCAATGAATGGTGGGTCAAAACACTCGAAGACTTTAAGCTTTTAGCGGACAAAGGCTATATCCAAGACGATGCGCTCGGCACCAATCAGGACTCCGCCATGGCGATGGTCGCGAATGAAGAAGCCGCCATGCTTGCGACCGGTTCTTACCATATGAATTCCTTGCTCAGCCTAAACCCGGATCTTGAACTCGATTTGCTTGCGCCGATTACAGTGGAAGAAAGCGAAGCCACTTACGAAGGCATCAATACGGCTACGTTCATGCTGGCCGTCAACAGCAATTCCGAGAAAAAAGACCAAGCCAAAGCATTCATCGACTATTTGAGCCAGCCGGAAGTGGCTTCCAAATACGCCAATGAAACCGGCCAGCACTTGACTGTCAACGATGTCGAATACGAATCTGAAGCCCTGCAGAACACATCGTATTGGATCGACGAACGCAATACGCGCTTCCAGCCGCGCTTTTTGATCACTAACGCCCAAATTGAGGATGCGGTCCTCAGTTCCATTGAAAACGTTCTTGGGGGCGAAGATCCAATGGCAGCGGCTGAAGCAGCCCAACAAATCGTAGAAGAAAACAGGGAATAA
- a CDS encoding DUF4440 domain-containing protein translates to MEDLHKQFLGLENSHLAPVARESNRNMAEILDDDFFEFGISGGICQRADFDGSYDLSEDDYRVSRFEVKSLGPEAVLTMYLLENRTTGIWSHRSSVWKKRENGWKLLFHQGTKTDGFKKWE, encoded by the coding sequence ATGGAGGACTTACATAAACAGTTTTTGGGCTTGGAAAACAGTCATTTAGCACCGGTTGCCAGAGAATCGAACCGGAATATGGCAGAAATACTGGATGATGATTTTTTTGAATTTGGCATTTCCGGCGGTATTTGCCAGCGCGCTGATTTTGATGGGAGTTATGATTTATCTGAAGACGACTACCGCGTTTCTCGCTTTGAAGTAAAATCGCTTGGTCCTGAGGCGGTTTTAACAATGTATTTATTGGAGAACCGGACGACAGGCATCTGGAGCCACAGAAGTTCGGTATGGAAAAAGCGAGAAAATGGATGGAAGCTGCTTTTTCACCAGGGCACAAAGACAGATGGTTTCAAGAAATGGGAATAG
- a CDS encoding cytochrome P450 encodes MKVKHPIPKAKELDNTLSLLGEGFDFLPGRRKELGSDIFETRLMGKKVLCMAGEEAAELFYNNDYFKRSGAAPLPLEQTLFGRGAVHGRDGEDHHQQKRMFLSMMTPERLEDAKRMMIQELEAKAEQWQHMDEVVLLDEIEEIFTRSMIHWAGLPMKESEVKQRTWELVTMVDSFGLTEGRYLEGMKARNAHEDWLKKIIKQIRKGEYNPPAYTAAYIVAHHRTPNGKLLDLETAAVDLNNAYRPMIATAYFIVFGVMAMHENPATREKLQADEHNYSHNFAQEVRRYYPFAPVMAAISKKDFNWNGVQFKKDMRVILDLYGTNHHPDSWDNADEFIPERFSTWDGSPFSFIPQGGGDHHTGHRCAGEWMTVMYMQSIFKYFAENLEYSVPEQDLSYDMSRMPTMPKSRLILKNVQKLKNRPDNVFYHEQKNTTVQSGCPFH; translated from the coding sequence ATGAAAGTGAAGCACCCGATCCCGAAAGCAAAAGAATTGGACAATACTCTATCCCTTCTCGGTGAAGGATTTGATTTCCTGCCTGGCCGCCGCAAAGAGCTGGGCTCGGATATTTTTGAAACCCGCCTGATGGGGAAAAAGGTCCTGTGCATGGCCGGCGAGGAAGCCGCTGAACTGTTCTACAATAACGATTATTTCAAACGCAGCGGTGCAGCGCCGCTTCCACTTGAACAGACGCTATTCGGGCGCGGTGCGGTCCATGGGCGCGACGGCGAAGACCATCATCAGCAAAAACGCATGTTCCTATCGATGATGACACCTGAACGATTAGAAGATGCCAAGCGCATGATGATCCAAGAATTAGAAGCCAAAGCTGAACAATGGCAGCACATGGACGAAGTCGTCTTATTGGATGAAATCGAAGAAATTTTCACGCGCTCGATGATCCATTGGGCTGGCCTGCCAATGAAAGAAAGCGAAGTCAAGCAGCGCACATGGGAACTTGTTACGATGGTCGATTCGTTTGGCCTCACCGAAGGGCGCTACCTTGAAGGCATGAAAGCGCGCAATGCACACGAAGACTGGCTAAAGAAAATCATCAAGCAAATCCGTAAAGGCGAGTACAATCCGCCAGCGTACACAGCAGCGTATATCGTCGCCCATCACCGCACGCCAAACGGCAAACTGCTCGACCTCGAAACAGCAGCTGTCGATTTGAACAACGCCTACCGTCCGATGATTGCGACGGCTTACTTTATCGTCTTCGGTGTCATGGCCATGCACGAAAATCCGGCCACACGCGAAAAATTGCAGGCGGATGAACACAATTACAGCCATAATTTTGCCCAGGAAGTGCGTCGCTATTATCCTTTCGCACCCGTCATGGCAGCGATTTCCAAAAAAGATTTCAACTGGAACGGCGTCCAGTTCAAAAAAGACATGCGCGTCATTCTGGACCTTTACGGCACGAACCATCATCCCGATTCCTGGGACAATGCCGACGAATTCATCCCTGAACGTTTCAGCACATGGGACGGCAGCCCGTTTTCTTTCATTCCGCAAGGAGGCGGCGACCATCATACCGGCCACCGCTGTGCGGGTGAATGGATGACGGTCATGTATATGCAGTCGATTTTTAAGTATTTTGCAGAGAACCTGGAATACAGCGTGCCTGAACAGGACTTGTCCTACGATATGTCCCGCATGCCGACGATGCCAAAAAGCCGCTTGATCTTAAAA
- a CDS encoding TraR/DksA C4-type zinc finger protein, producing the protein MTDEQLTGLKEQLEAQLKSLEERMEHAEEFETSELSNYDNHPGDNATDLYDQERGMAMEQFKEEEHADVVAALKAIEDGTYGKCAVCGKDIPYERLEAIPTALTCIDHADHSLDLESRPSEEDVIGSSTDHPAKTEDGRIRDYENSFDDVENFGSSDGPQDQPGEDQEDFYKDDEAEEDEQFK; encoded by the coding sequence ATGACAGACGAACAGCTAACAGGATTAAAGGAGCAACTCGAAGCGCAATTAAAATCGCTCGAGGAACGAATGGAACATGCCGAGGAATTCGAAACAAGTGAGCTATCCAATTACGATAATCACCCGGGCGATAATGCCACTGATTTGTACGACCAAGAGCGCGGAATGGCGATGGAGCAATTCAAGGAAGAAGAGCACGCGGATGTAGTGGCTGCATTGAAAGCCATTGAAGACGGAACGTATGGCAAATGCGCGGTGTGCGGAAAAGACATTCCGTACGAACGACTCGAAGCGATACCGACCGCGCTGACCTGCATCGATCACGCGGATCATAGCCTGGACTTGGAAAGCCGGCCATCAGAAGAGGATGTTATCGGATCGTCGACAGACCACCCTGCAAAAACGGAAGATGGCCGAATTCGTGATTACGAAAACAGCTTTGACGATGTCGAGAATTTTGGTTCGTCAGACGGCCCTCAAGATCAACCGGGTGAAGACCAGGAAGATTTTTATAAAGACGATGAGGCAGAAGAAGACGAGCAATTTAAATAA
- a CDS encoding thiol-disulfide oxidoreductase DCC family protein, translated as MEHAIVLFDGDCNFCDSSVQFIINHDPAGYFQFASLQSEIGQELSQKHKIPEDVDSLVLIEGGEAYVKSQGALMISHHLTGLWKLAYHLQPFPRILRDGAYDVIAKNRYKVFGKLDSCMLPPPHIRKRFLDQF; from the coding sequence ATGGAGCATGCAATTGTTTTATTTGATGGAGATTGCAATTTCTGCGATTCCAGCGTGCAATTCATCATCAATCATGACCCGGCAGGTTATTTTCAATTTGCGTCCCTGCAAAGCGAAATCGGGCAGGAGCTTTCCCAAAAGCACAAAATTCCGGAAGATGTTGATAGCTTGGTGCTCATTGAAGGCGGCGAAGCGTACGTGAAGTCACAGGGTGCACTCATGATTTCGCATCACCTGACGGGCCTTTGGAAGCTTGCTTATCACCTTCAACCATTCCCACGCATACTACGCGACGGGGCATACGACGTCATCGCAAAAAACCGCTACAAAGTATTCGGCAAGCTCGACAGCTGCATGTTGCCGCCTCCGCATATCCGCAAGCGTTTTTTGGATCAATTTTAA
- a CDS encoding carbohydrate ABC transporter permease encodes MKISKSIYWFFLPGLVLYSLFFLYPTFSALFYSFTDWDGLSEAFQFVGIDNYTRAFTGDSIFQKTIGNNLKFMLTVVVFQTLVALAFALIVIKNTKTNVFLRALYFFPTILSSVSVAFIWAFIYDPSMGILNQVLQLVGLDFLAQNWLGNANIAIYSLAITQIWFHAGQMLIIFVAGLQAIPEELYEVAKIEGASKWQAFRSVTWPLLAPSATIVVAYTTIQSFKAFDLVFAMTGGGPNNSTEIIATYIYDVAFKSYQFGYASSISVIFMVIIALITYLQFKALRSDRVSY; translated from the coding sequence ATGAAAATCTCCAAATCCATTTACTGGTTCTTTCTTCCGGGGCTTGTCCTTTACAGCTTGTTCTTTTTGTATCCAACCTTCAGTGCCCTGTTCTATTCGTTTACTGACTGGGATGGATTGAGTGAAGCCTTCCAGTTTGTCGGCATCGACAATTACACACGCGCATTTACGGGCGATTCGATTTTCCAAAAAACGATCGGCAATAACTTGAAGTTCATGCTGACAGTCGTTGTGTTCCAGACACTCGTGGCGCTTGCTTTTGCGCTGATCGTCATCAAGAACACGAAAACGAACGTGTTTCTCCGTGCGCTTTATTTTTTCCCAACCATTTTGTCTTCGGTATCGGTGGCGTTCATCTGGGCGTTCATCTACGATCCGTCGATGGGCATCTTGAATCAAGTGCTCCAGCTCGTTGGTCTTGATTTCCTGGCACAGAACTGGCTCGGCAATGCCAATATCGCGATTTACTCGCTCGCCATTACGCAAATCTGGTTCCACGCAGGCCAAATGCTGATTATCTTCGTTGCGGGGCTTCAAGCCATTCCTGAAGAATTGTACGAAGTGGCAAAAATTGAAGGCGCCAGCAAATGGCAGGCGTTTAGAAGCGTTACGTGGCCGTTGCTTGCACCTTCTGCTACCATCGTCGTCGCCTATACGACCATCCAATCATTTAAAGCATTCGACTTGGTGTTTGCGATGACCGGCGGCGGGCCGAACAACTCCACTGAAATCATCGCGACTTATATTTACGATGTCGCGTTCAAGAGCTATCAATTCGGCTACGCTTCGTCAATTTCCGTCATTTTCATGGTCATTATCGCCTTGATCACCTATCTACAATTCAAGGCCTTGCGTTCAGACCGCGTATCTTATTAA
- a CDS encoding carbohydrate ABC transporter permease, whose product MLFRKFSLLIYALLILIPLVVVLLTSVKTLQETFRDPLGLPDGGFKFDNYIAIFQEQTMAGYFLNSTIVTLFSVSLTLLLAAMVAFGITRMNNWIGNGLFGVFTLGMMVPAQVIMVPLYSLMLDLGLTNSLLGLILVNISSTLPIAVFILTGFMKTLPRELFEASTIDGAGNWKMFTKVAIPLSLPSLSATAIFLFVMHWNDLLYPLLFITDNAYKTLPLALLEFQGQYSTNYPMLFTGVIIASAPMVIAYVFLQRYFVAGITAGAVKG is encoded by the coding sequence TTGCTGTTCAGGAAATTTTCACTGCTCATTTATGCGCTGCTGATCCTGATTCCGTTAGTGGTCGTCTTGTTGACGTCCGTTAAAACACTTCAGGAAACGTTCCGCGACCCGCTCGGCTTGCCAGACGGCGGTTTTAAATTTGATAACTATATTGCGATCTTTCAGGAACAAACCATGGCAGGCTATTTCCTCAATAGCACCATCGTCACTTTGTTTTCGGTTTCGCTCACCTTATTGCTCGCCGCCATGGTCGCCTTCGGCATTACACGCATGAACAATTGGATTGGCAATGGCTTGTTCGGCGTGTTCACGCTTGGCATGATGGTGCCAGCACAAGTCATCATGGTGCCGCTGTATTCGCTCATGCTGGATTTGGGGCTGACAAATAGCCTGCTCGGGCTTATTCTCGTCAACATCTCCTCGACTTTGCCGATTGCGGTCTTCATCTTGACCGGTTTCATGAAAACTTTGCCGAGGGAATTGTTTGAAGCGTCCACGATTGACGGCGCTGGCAATTGGAAGATGTTTACGAAAGTGGCCATTCCATTATCTTTACCATCTCTATCAGCTACCGCGATTTTTTTATTCGTCATGCACTGGAACGATCTATTGTATCCACTGCTGTTCATCACGGACAATGCTTATAAAACCTTGCCGCTCGCACTTCTTGAGTTTCAAGGGCAATATTCCACCAATTATCCGATGCTGTTCACAGGCGTTATCATCGCCTCAGCGCCAATGGTCATCGCCTACGTTTTCCTGCAACGTTACTTTGTCGCAGGCATCACGGCTGGTGCAGTCAAAGGATAA